CAAGCCACCAAATGAAGAGGAGAAAAAATAATCTCGTAATTTCTTGGCTGTTCTATTTGTATTCCTTTGGTAGGCACATTGATAGCATGTTGGAAAGTGGTTTTACACGGGGAGTTATTTCACATGTGTTCCAGTTGTTGAGTTCCCCTGCTGATTAATTACGGATAATATCAAAAGCCTATTGTCAATGTTCATCAAGGGAGTACATGGTTTTATGGTTAAGAATACTCCATCCTTAAAATGTTCATTAATCtcattacaaaattaatatgaatcctttcccttttttttttaattcttgtattAATTTCTAGTTTGTTTTAAAGTATATGCTTAACGCTGATACGTGGCCATTTTCAAGTGCAAAACGTAACCCATCCATCTAAACAAGCACGATAAGTGAAAGTGAATTTTATAGTAAGTGACGTGACTGCCAGGCAAGGGATTAATATTCTCAGATAGATTCCCGTTTATACATTACTTTTGCCCTGATTTTATTAAGAGATTAAATAATAGCTTAAATCGATTAGATTACAATTTTTCCGTTAGCTGTAATTCTTGTGTGAAGTTGGTTCGCTTGAGTTTCCTATAGGCACggatattgtattttattttttgttcaacaATAGGCATGGGCGTTGTGTGCGAATACCAACAATGTAGAGGTGTAAGGTTCTATAATCCGATTAGCTAGACTGCTGAATAAGATGTGCGTGTAAACTGAAAAAAGTATAAGGGCGACTCAATCGATTTAGTGTGATCCGATTCCTCATTTTCGCTGAAATAATAGTAAAACATACATTAGAAATAAGTTTAATGATCTGATTCATTcaataatttcacatttttttattataaaatgtagatttttttacaaaataatggtGAATTTTTAAcatgagaatttcaattttttctttttccatcctGAGAGAAAtctcttttgaaaggagaatgaATTCTTTctcaacacatttttttatagacaGACTTGACCGAACAGTTGACTACATGTTTAAATAAATCCCTGGTCACATATACTGATCAGATGTTAattctagttttatttttttacattaaatgtCCTTGTGCGGTAATGtctcaaggaaaaaaaaaaaaatcattgtgtgGAAATGTACAAtcgattttgttttttgttttttgtttttaatgtaaATTCCAGTTGTGATCAAATGCGTTAATAAGAATAATGAAAGAATGTTACTTTGTAAAATCTGATTATGTACTATTGTGCATAGAGTAATATGTGTCGGAAGAGGagttacctttttttattttgaagaggAGTTACCTTAACTGATTCtccttttcaaaataaaacctCAACTGATATTCTATTTTTCTGAGGATTAGTTCTATGGTTTTCATATGTGGAATTACCTTTGAATTGAATCCCtggtctaaaaaaataaaataatggaagAATATCTGGGAAAAATGTCTGCAATCGCGGAGGAAACGCCCAAAATTTGAGGACGGAAACTTATTTGGATAAGGAGTGGGAGAACCAATTTCATGCCCGTGACAAAGTTTAGAGTTACACAATTTAAAAAAGCTAAATAACATTCATAAAAGGttgtcaaaattcaaatacgtttgttagacaagtgatataaagtaattaaattaccCTTATTCCAGTGGTGTGCACCTCGTGTTAATCACAATTTCCTAGGCCGGCACTCTTAGGCATGGACCAATCAATgtccactttttattttatatgtttggtCTTGTTCTAAGCTTTTGTTATATACCTTTTCTATAATATTAGTTGAATGGTATAATCTTCACAGACCCAGCACAGTTTGGGTGTTGGAAATGGGAAACTTAGCTGCAGAGTCTCTCTGTGCTTTATTGTTGCTATGTTTCTATGGCAAACTTATAGTTAGTGCTAAATACATGAAGTATAATACTGGGGCCAGTATTGTGCCAGGAAAATTGAATGTTCACTTGGTTCCACACTCCCATGACGATGTTGGTTGGCTGAAAACCATTGATCAGTACTATGTTGGGTCAAACAATAGTATCCAGGTTAGAATCACAAGATTCCTCTGCGCTTTTACATTCATCTGTGTTAGTAACACATAATTGTTCACTTGTTAAGGCTTCATACTTCATAGTTTCTAAgtttaactttcttttttgttctctGCTTGAATGTTTCGTAGGGGGCATGTGTTGAGAATGTGTTGGACTCGGTGGTTGTATCTCTTCAGAAAGACCCAAATAGAAAGTTTGTGTTTGCCGAAATGGTAAACTCTATGGAAATCTAGCAATTAACTATGTTCCAATGATGTTAAAATCACaattcataattcatatatGACACCCTTGTTTATGTTTTTGGTACATTTACTTCAATCAGcagatttattaaattttttgggTTTCATTTAATTCGTTAAATAAATGTTAGGCATTTTTCCATCGATGGTGGGTAGAACAAAGTCCAGAAACACAAGAACAAGTGAGAAAGCTTGTGGATGCGGGGCAGCTAGAATTCATGTACGTATTGTATTGCATTTAGTGAGCTACATTTTGTTGGGGTCCAGCTAGTGTATTATTGTGTTTTGATGTGTAAGAGATAGAGATTACAGAATCTTATATTGCAGTGTTGCACATGTAACTTTAATGTGCTTTTTGTCCGTAGAAATGGTGGTTGGTGTATGCACGATGAAGCTGCAACACACTACATAGACATGATTGATCAAACCACTTTGGGCCATCGCTTTATCAAGGACCAGTTTAACAAGACTCCTACTGTTGGATGGCAGATTGATCCATTTGGTCACTCTGCTGTGCAGGCTTACCTGCTGGGAGCTGAGGTAAGTAAGCCCATTACGTATGGcctaatttgattttttctttttcttaaattcacTTTTTGTCATGTTGTAGTTTTATGATTATGCATTtggttcataatttttttattacttatttgATCTCTCACGTTTTAAATTTTAGCAATTTTGGTTTACTTTTAGCCCGCCATCAATTTCTTaacagaaaaaaatttaatgtgacATCTAAATAATGATATAATGATATGATACATGTGTGATATGGACGTGCTAACATAATGGATGATCAAGTAGTCTAGTACATTTGTTGATATTTGAAATGATTTTGTTTGGAAAATAAAGCCTTCggtgagaaaaaagaaaaggaaaataaatcctACGGCATGATAcattttagaatttttccaCTAATAGTTATTTCTTGATAATTGTCATttataaaattctaatttattaattactttagagaattaaatagatattaattatttttatttttatcttttgattttatcatgaaattttaataatattatttgatgaatttataattttgaaattaaaaacatttgataatttttttaattttctttaatttatagattataaattataaatatttattttatataattaactatattataaaaaatatattttaatatgtaaattgtagtttaaatttatagttattAATCTAAGAAaagaatgtatttttaatatttatatttttttgttcaacgTGATCGAAGTCTCTATACCTTTATATTATGAATTTGGTCCTTAAACTGTAAAAGTATGTGgattttgactatttttttgagaattcattatgtttttttttaagtttggaAAAAATGaatctgtatattttttaaaagtttgaggattaaattcatcaatatgaaaacataaaaaccttgatgaattttaatttaaattatgatataaaattattttaactaatttcttttagagattttgaaatttaatttagagacaaattaaaggaaatatatttaagaaatagacaaataaaaaatatttttattaatgtttagaGTATTGTGTGAAATGTATatctgataaaagaaaaagaaatatgtattctaatttataagaaagcaaaatgaattaacttttttttaataagttaaaattGGATTATATCAGTTTATAGAAAAGTTTTTTGAGAGAACATTTAAAAAGTTGAagctaaaattatttgttattcacATTAACAAAGGGAAGCCTTTAGTTTTTATCTAGAGTGTGTTTGAATGGacgaatttaaaattatgaaaaattttaaattttaagaatttcaaatacttcaattgaaattcttttattttcaaaattttgtgtttagataaaaaaaattaaaactgagggtgaaaaaaaatgaatgaaaaaagaaaagatatgattGATGTGCTAGTTATATGTGTTCCTCTACGCTCATACTCGATCGATGTTCCATGAATTGTATTTGTTGATTGAAGAAGActgtaagaagagaatttcaatttcttttcttttagaagaaaattgaaatttcagatttttagttgtttaaaattgtgttttaaaattctaaaattttaaatttttcacaaaaaatttcaatcaaattctttgataaattatttttcttattaaaattctctatccaaatgcACTCTTAATGAATTTGACTTCcaaattaattgaataattggAATtgttaggaaataaaaaaatagaataatctCTTTCTATTTGCCATTGCAGCTTGGTTTTGATTCTATACATTTCGCAAGGATTGATTATCAAGACAGAGCTAAGCGCAAAGCTGATAAGTCTCTTGAAGTTGTTTGGCGTGGCTCCAAAACATTCGGTTCTTCAGCTCAGGTTTGGCTTGCAACTTATGTACCATTATTATGACTCATTCCTTCCTTTGACTAAAATTACTAATGGTTTCAACTTTGAAATTGCAGATTTTTGCCAATACTTTCCCTGTTCATTATAGTGCTCCAAATGGTTTCAACTTTGAAGTCAATAATCCTGATGTTGATGTTGGTCCCGTACAGGTTCTAACATTCAACAACCGAAATGCTGATGTTATTTTGCATATTTTGTTATGCATATGGCTTATTGCACATCTCCAATTATATATGCAGGATGATCCTCTTATTTTCGATTACAATGTTAAACAACGTGTCAAAGAATTTATTGATGCTGCTACTACCCAAGTAAGTCCATTCTATTCCACAATTTTTCTATAGAGTGGCCATTTTCTTAGTATATCCAATGACTAATTAGTGTATCATCATACCGACAGAAATGAACCTTCTTGTGTGGACTGATAGATTATATTAAATTGTGTCTATGTTAAATATATCCTACATATTTATTCAATGTATAGCGGGAAATTGGTTTTCACAAATTTGAAATATGACTTGTGGAATTTAAACTGAGAATATCTCATTTCTTGTACCAATTACCTTTCTTCTCACTTAAATAAACAAGAATGTGCAAATTTAATTTAGTTGTGCTTAATATAGGCAAACGTGACGAGGACAAATCATATAATGTGGACAATGGGTGATGATTTCCAGTACCAATATGCAGAGTCTTGGTTCAAGCAAATGGATAAGTTAATTCACTATGTTAATAAGGTAAGGGATTATAATGCATATATAACCCAGCAATTCATTTTTGTACAAGTATTGGTTGCATCATGCTGAGTTCAAAAAATACATGTTTCTCTGCTTTTATTCTTCAGGATGGAAGAGTAAATGCTTTGTATTCCACTCCATCTATTTACACCAATGCCAAAAATGCTGCTAATCAACTTTGGCCACTGAAAACAGATGATTACTTCCCGTAAGGATATGTTATAATTTTGTTCACAAGGCAGCTTATAATCTTAACCACTTATGCATACTCCGGATTATTTCTTATAGGTATGCTGATAGTCCAAATGCTTATTGGACGGGCTATTTCACTAGTCGCCCAGCCTTAAAACGATATGTTAGGATGCTAAGTGGATACTATTTGGTAAAATATCGATGCCCTAAACAAAGTAAAATTGGATGGACTTTTCTTGCTTGCTTCCAagtattctaattaaatatggGACATTGTTAACATTTTAATGTAGGCAGCACGTCAACTTGAATTCTTGGTTGGAAAGCAATCAACTAAATACAATACTTATGACCTTGGAGATGCTCTAGGAATTGCACAACATCATGATGCTGTCAGTGGCACTGCCAAGCAGCATACAACCAATGACTATGCCAAAAGATTGGCTATTGGAGCCTATGAGGTCCCAAATAAGAACtttccaaatttaaaatttgaaaatatatttcgtGTGTTGACATTTGTTTATCTGgtcaattttctaaaaactatGATTTCTTATAGGCTGAAGCGGTTGTTAGTTCTTCTTTGGCTTGTCTTACTAGAAAACAATCAGGTGATAAGTGTTCAACACCTGCATCGGCATTTGCCCAGGTAAAGTTTCAAACGAAAGAGAAAATACTATTTCTCCATTTTTGTTAAGTACTTATTAGTCTTGTCTAGTGTCTTGCCAAAAAATGTTGAAGCTAGTTTTGTCATTGTTCTATGCTTTTAGCTACAAATATATCCGTAAGACTTGTTTACCATCATTTGTTTCTTGTAGATTATATAGTTAGTCTCATATTcttgattaatatattttttttatttttaaaagaaataaaattctattctagaataataatatatatagaattacatcaaatattttcattatcattaaattagttTACTCAATTCATAAGTTGATTATTAAGTCTGTTGATTTGAAATTACAGGATGGTTAAATGTCATAgatgacaaatttatttttaaattttgtcattttgatttgtctgtcattaatactttttttttcgtttttttttcattattgttgGATTTTGGCAGTGTCAATTGTTAAATATTAGTTACTGCCCTCCGGCAGAAGACAACATTCCAGAGGCTAAGAGTTTGGTAATATTTTCCTAATTTTTCAGAAGAAATTGTAGctaaattttatctttcatacgttgataataattatttccAGGTAGTAGTGGTGTATAACCCACTTGGGTGGAATCGTACTGACATTGTCAAAATACCGGTGAGTACATATCATTTACTTGCAGCATCATAAAACAAGTCAATTCCAACATCGCACTAAAGGTGACAATTTGCATTAGGTTAATGATGCTAATCTTGTTGTCAAAGATTCATCGGGCAATAAACTAGAAGTACAATATGTGGATGTGGATGATGTTAcgacaaatttaagaaaattctaTGTGAAGGCCTACGTGGGGGTGTCACCAAAACAATCCCCAAAGTACTGGCTTTTGTTTCAGGTTTCAGTACCTCCACTTGGATGGAGTACATACTTCATTTCTAAAGCAACTAGAAAAGGTATAGTTCCATTCCCTCCTTTTCTAActtcagtattttttttgtcattttggaCAACACCATTTTCCATTCTGAGTCATGGCACATTGGTAAAGGTACCTTGTGACCTCCATGTAAGGTGATGCATATTTACCCTCTCTCCAGATCCCACGAAGTGGGAATGTTGTACATTGGATCACCCTTTAACGCCATTTGGCCCTGATGATCTCTTTAAATGCATTTTGGGTAGACATAAGCAGTGTTAGGCTACCCTTTGGAAAGCCATTGCATGTGTTAGGAGAGAGAAACCATGAAaaagattttgtttttattttttgtgttggaCCAAATGTTCCTTAGGCTCAATTTTTATTGGAAACAAGCACACACAGTGATTGGTCTCTCCAATACGAGGCTTTGTTGAGAAGACTGTGTCTATCCATGATCCATTTGAAAATGTGCATCACAAGTTCCATGCAACACTCTTTTTTGAGTTTAATTATGATGCACTGGTAGTCTAAAGTATTTTAAActatcaatcaataaaaaattatttctgatttgatttttaagataattttcgtaaaaaattataaacttattttatatgagATTAGTTATTGAatgttagaataaaaaatatttacattgtcggtgcattttaattaaatttattaattatcagTATTAAATATACTTTGTTGTTGTTTCAACTTGATAGGGACTAGGAGAAAAGATTTATCTCACACCAACAGTCAGAAAGGTGACACCATAAACATTGGGTCGGGAAATTTAAAGATGTCCTTTTCCTCAACATCTGGACAACTCAAAAGGATGTATAATTCCAGAACTGGAGTAAGTATTTTACAAAGTTCATACAACACAAAATAATGTTCTTAATTTGTGTTAACTGGGTTATCATTCTTGATAAATTACCGAAGTAAGGACTACACTATAGTGGACTATATGTGCCCTTCAATATATAGAAAGAATAAGTTAAATTTCTATTTGACATAGACCAGAAAGTAAAAGTAGCGATTGAGATTTCCAGTTTACATAGTCCCCACAATCATCGAACTTCAAATTATCGTATACCATTTATTCTTGAgctttattttgtgtttgttgagTATATGTTCTGTCGAATTCATATATATGCATAAAGGTAATAGATTCCAAGGCATAGCAAGTATGCCTAAGGCATATTTTGTCACTTAGGTTTAGCTTATTGATTTCATATCAAGACATATTTCTAAGGGTGTGATGGAGAGTATTccatgatttttaaattttcccaGGTTGATATACCTATTCAGCAAAGCTACCTTTGGTATGGATCTAGTGAGGGCGATAGTGATCCTCAGGTGTGTAATTTCTTTGCACATACAACTAATTCCAATAACATTAAATTAGTACAATTACAATGTATGCTTCAATGGTGTGATGTGATTTCTGCTATAGGCTTCTGGTGCATATATATTTCGGCCAAACGGATCCCCCCCAAATATCGTTTCAAGATCAGTAAGTTTCATCTTTGAATTTGTTAAcgtgacatttttttataagaaaatataagtgTGAATTTAACCTCTAAAAGtctaaataaacaataatacaCTCATAAAAAATCATTCATGTCTTTGATTTGCCATTCTTCTTGCTCTCTTACTATATTTCTTTCCATTTCCTTTTAAGCTTTTCATATTTCTTGTActacatttgttatttttataggTGCGTTTTGATTTAATTTCCATGCAGGTGCCTACAAAGGTAATTCGTGGACCACTAGTTGATGAAGTTCATCAGAAATTTAGCTCTTGGATTTACCAGGTCAGTAACTTAGTAAATTTAAGTCTAGGATACAAAAAGTATTTTGCATTCATAGAATTGTAAAGATTTTAAGGTAATTATCACTTATATTGGCAAGTCCATATATTCTATGTTGTTATAAATGTAAGGATTTCAAAACACAATAATGAATGCTGAGTATTGGTGTTTAGAGGACATACCTCAGCATCGTTTTCTTGAAGTAAAGTAAGTGACGTTATCTTGGATCTTAAATGATGGAATTTATCAAAACCTAGTGCTGAAATGGATTGAATGTATACAAGACTAGAAAGCAGGAAGTGATATCACATTATCTTGGATCTTATATGATGGAATTTATCACTAATGTTTAGACTATAATTGAGTGATTTAATATTGAAAATCTGCACATTGCTGAAAAACAAAGAATCATTGTATTGGAAAATGTTGCAACTCATTTCTTCAATTTAAGTTCATTTTAAGTTATAGATTATAATAGTTATCCAACTAATTGTAAATGATAGTttgattgattatttaaatgcattttctctgccatgaattttttttcttactatttatttattttttaggttacTAGGCTTTACAAAGACAAAGAACATGCTGAAATCGAATTCACTGTAAGTTGCACTATCTTGTCTCGTGAAAGTTCGTATTATGTTTTGTTATAGCAGCAAAATAGAATATTATGACTGTTGATTGGCCCAATATGGATTCTTTAATATGGAGTtctaaaaataacatatatgaTTCTAACTGAAGTTTATTTTTGAAGATTGGTCCAATTCCTACTGATGATGGAGTTGGAAAAGAGGTGATCACACGAATGACAGCAAATATGGCCACAAACAAGGAGTTTTATGCGGATTCCAATGGAAGAGATTTTCTAAAACGAGTAatctaatacaattttttttctgatttattatgaaattctcTGGGGAGAAAATATTGCAACATTGGGTTTTATGACCCTTAAAAATGTCAATGCAGGTTCGAGATCATAGGGAAGATTGGCCTCTGCAAGTAACTCAACCAGTAGCAGGAAACTATTACccagtaaattttttatactctCTTAGGGTCATCAAATTTCGGGTTTTAATTGTAGATAATGTGTCAGGGGTATGGAAATAAAAGAAGCAAAATTATATCATGGCATCAACCACAAGAAAATCAATTAAAAGAACTTGAGAGAGGGGGCGGGGGAGTAGTTTATTAGTATTGTTTCTTTATAGTTAACAAACTtctataaaattgattaaatttatataaaattatgctattttttttttgtttgtccaGCTTAATCTTGGAATTTATACTAAGGATGAAAAATCTGAGTTCTCAGTGTTAGTTGATCGTGCCACTGGTGGAGCCAGCATCAAAGATGGTGAGGTGGAATTGATGCTTCACAGGTATTCAAGCTTTCTTTTATTAATGctaattcaatattattttattgcaaaCAAAGTATTAACACAATGTTTACTACTCAAGGCGTATTCTCCATGATGATAGTCGAGGAGTTGGGGAACCACTTGATGAACAAGTTTGCGTGAACAATAATAATACTTGCGAAGGACTAACAGTATGACAATGTCatcaattaaattatacttCTTTGTATCCTCTTTACTATTGACTGAGTGACACATTTAGTTTGTTTCTATGAAAGATGTGGATTGAAACAATTCCATTTTACTAGCTTGgtagaaaaactagaaagtagcaaataattgtgttttcttttcttctatctATATATTGAATATccatctctatttttttttccttctatgtAATATTAGGTCAGAGGAAATTATTATATCAGCATCCACAAGCTTGGAGTTGGTTCACGCTGGCGTCGTACAACTGGTCAGGAAATTTATTCTCCATTCTTAGTGGCTTTTACACATGAGGTATGACTCATCAGCTGCATGTACTTATGGATTAATAATCATCACCATAGTATACTCATGAGATTTTTATTGATCAGATCTCGGAAAATTGGAAGTCCTCTCATTTGACGAAAGGAACTATCATGGATCCAAATTACAGCTTGCCTCCCAATATTGCTTTGATAACTCTTGAGGTAGAATAACTTTTGCAAGGATATCTATATTCTATAGAACTCAGAGACTGTCCTTGTCTCTAACTAAAATGTTTTGCAGGAGTTGGATGGTGGAATTGTGCTTCTCCGTTTGGCACATCTATATGAAGTAAgcctataaaaatatttataatcctATTCGTATTTAACTTCAAAAGAATCGAGCCAAagtgatttaataaaattcaataagatCATGTACCAACTCTTGCATAAATACATGTTTAGCGTAATTCAGTTGCATTAAGTAATATTGTAATAATCTTTTTTCTTGCAATATCAGTTCTAATCTCATATATTTCTATCATGTTTTCAACTTGATTAGCGAAGTGAAGATGCTGAGTATTCGACTCTAACGAAAGTTGAACTAAAGAAGTTGTTTGCCATGAAAACGGTATGTAGAGCTTCTTCTCACCCTTTAAGAAAAAGGGTTTACCCATTTTGGCCTGTCTTTGTGATACACATATATACTTTCTCAGATAATTTGTCCATAAAACATTGTTTGCTTGGTCTGTAATGGGTGATTTGATGTTTTATTATGTAGATAAGGGAGTTGAAGGAGGTAAGTTTGTCATCAAACCAAGAGAAATCAGAAATGAAGAGGATGACATGGAAGGTTGAAGGGGACAAAGGACAAGAACCTCAGGCAGTTAGGGGTGGCCCTGTCAGCTATCACAATTTGGTTGTTGAGCTTGGCCCCATGGAAATACGAACTTtccttttgaaattttaaaatagctCAAATAATCATTGATGATTTTATTTGAAGGAATAAACATGTTTGATCACATGACTTTTACCCTTGTAAAAATTGGTAGAGGGAGACCAAGAACGATTTTGAAGGAAAACATGAAAAGAAATGAGTAAAGATCCTATCCAATGActagaaataatatatttaagacTTTGGTTCTTAACCAAATCTAACGACATCAGGTAACAGTGTAACCGACTCCATCTAAGATTGTTGTTGTTATATTGTCAGATAAACATGTTTGATGTTTCTATGTTGATTATTGTCTTCTATTTTTGATTGCAAAAGGCTTATTAATCTATAGATTTAGCAAATGAAGTgcacaatattatcaaataacGCAATATACAGATTGAATTGTATATGATGAGGTTGAGGTACAAGTATATAGACATTACTACATATGAATAATGCTAATTACCTTGAAACTGGTTTCATTGCAAGTAAATATGTAAGATCCAACCTTTCTTTTATCCAAGCAAAGATAGTTCTccaacattaataataataataataatattacagaaaatgttatttttcttaaatgaaaagttttctttttatcatatttgtgtgttttttttaatcaaataagttAAGCTATATGTACTTGATTcattatatatttcataaaactTTGTTTAATTAACTTAACGAATCGACTCAAAGTTAAACTTACATTATATTAATAGATGACTTCTATGGTGAGGTACCACTTCATGTGGTTTATAGTGGATCACAATTTTTAGCTCTTAGATTAATCTCACCCTTAGATCACTATGGTACACCCTCCACACCATATACCTTCCCCTTTCCCATTGTCATAGCTTTAATCTTTTGTGTCTCTGACTTTGCAAGTTTGTTCTAAAGCCTATCTACATCCTTACCATGAACCATGCCAAGTGTCAAGATCTCCATAGCTAATCTATTCCAAGGAGAGGGAAAAAGATCTTGGAATATAGATCTCAAGTGACAACCTCCTCTTCATCATGTACAAGAACGTCATTTGTGCTAGAGACATCTTGACGTTGACGATGGTGACAAGGATGAtcttgaagatgaagatggCTTCGTCATGTTCCTTACTCATTGTCGCTTCCACCCCCAAGATCTTCCGCATATCTTCGACTTGAGGTTTGAAATTGTCACTgaataaaatggaaaaaaatgaacattttgaaattcacaTCTAGAAGGGGAGCATTTCAAAATTCACAATAATGAGAAAAGAGGCAGTAGAGGTGGTGGGAGGTGACATGTGAGTGGTGATAGAAGGAGAATGATGGCAGTGATGGGGTCACCGAAGGCAATGAAAAGCCTACTAGAAATGGTTAAGAGAGAAAGAGGGTAAAGATTTGGAGTGGAAGATGCATAATAACAATGCGTATCTTAGATTAATTTAAGGGTTTCTAATAATGGTGTATATGGTCCACCATAAAAgtcatcaaatataaataagctggttaaatttttagttatacTAGCATGAAACCCATAGTGCACCAATCGAACAAGTAATACAATGGATAAGTCTTGATATCATTTTCCAAAAGACTCGTGTAATATAAGTAATGTAGCAAACTATTAACTTAGACtcatgagcttacacaacattcattaatcaacacacactcaacaaataATCATCATCCGTACATAGTTCCAATTAATCATgttcagtatgatgcatgcacttgatctcaactctcagatgcaatgtggtaccatccccaaggaaatagcctaagcgtgtctacACGACACTCTt
The Glycine max cultivar Williams 82 chromosome 16, Glycine_max_v4.0, whole genome shotgun sequence genome window above contains:
- the LOC100806748 gene encoding alpha-mannosidase translates to MGNLAAESLCALLLLCFYGKLIVSAKYMKYNTGASIVPGKLNVHLVPHSHDDVGWLKTIDQYYVGSNNSIQGACVENVLDSVVVSLQKDPNRKFVFAEMAFFHRWWVEQSPETQEQVRKLVDAGQLEFINGGWCMHDEAATHYIDMIDQTTLGHRFIKDQFNKTPTVGWQIDPFGHSAVQAYLLGAELGFDSIHFARIDYQDRAKRKADKSLEVVWRGSKTFGSSAQIFANTFPVHYSAPNGFNFEVNNPDVDVGPVQDDPLIFDYNVKQRVKEFIDAATTQANVTRTNHIMWTMGDDFQYQYAESWFKQMDKLIHYVNKDGRVNALYSTPSIYTNAKNAANQLWPLKTDDYFPYADSPNAYWTGYFTSRPALKRYVRMLSGYYLAARQLEFLVGKQSTKYNTYDLGDALGIAQHHDAVSGTAKQHTTNDYAKRLAIGAYEAEAVVSSSLACLTRKQSGDKCSTPASAFAQCQLLNISYCPPAEDNIPEAKSLVVVVYNPLGWNRTDIVKIPVNDANLVVKDSSGNKLEVQYVDVDDVTTNLRKFYVKAYVGVSPKQSPKYWLLFQVSVPPLGWSTYFISKATRKGTRRKDLSHTNSQKGDTINIGSGNLKMSFSSTSGQLKRMYNSRTGVDIPIQQSYLWYGSSEGDSDPQASGAYIFRPNGSPPNIVSRSVPTKVIRGPLVDEVHQKFSSWIYQVTRLYKDKEHAEIEFTIGPIPTDDGVGKEVITRMTANMATNKEFYADSNGRDFLKRVRDHREDWPLQVTQPVAGNYYPLNLGIYTKDEKSEFSVLVDRATGGASIKDGEVELMLHRRILHDDSRGVGEPLDEQVCVNNNNTCEGLTVRGNYYISIHKLGVGSRWRRTTGQEIYSPFLVAFTHEISENWKSSHLTKGTIMDPNYSLPPNIALITLEELDGGIVLLRLAHLYERSEDAEYSTLTKVELKKLFAMKTIRELKEVSLSSNQEKSEMKRMTWKVEGDKGQEPQAVRGGPVSYHNLVVELGPMEIRTFLLKF